One genomic region from Leeia speluncae encodes:
- a CDS encoding ABC transporter ATP-binding protein translates to MSEVLLDVKNINKRFGGLQALTDVALTIHRGEIRGLIGPNGAGKTTMFNVLTGLYQADTGDMLFNGKPLDATKPYKVVEAGIARTFQNIRLFHNMTALENVMVGRHVRTKVGVIGAMLRTPGAKQEEKEIRERSRYWLDYVGIGRFANETAKNLSYGDQRRLEIARALATDPLLIALDEPAAGMNGAETEGLRELMVKMQKDGKAVLLIEHDVKLVMGLCDRVAVLEFGKKIADGVPAEVQNNPRVIEAYLGAEATEEA, encoded by the coding sequence ATGTCTGAAGTATTGCTAGATGTTAAAAACATCAACAAACGTTTTGGTGGTCTACAAGCCTTGACAGATGTGGCGTTGACTATCCATCGCGGAGAGATTCGTGGTTTGATCGGCCCTAACGGTGCTGGTAAAACCACTATGTTTAACGTGTTGACTGGTTTGTACCAAGCAGATACCGGCGATATGCTATTTAATGGCAAGCCATTAGATGCGACTAAGCCATACAAAGTGGTTGAAGCAGGTATTGCACGTACGTTCCAGAACATTCGCTTGTTTCATAACATGACTGCACTTGAAAACGTGATGGTTGGTCGTCATGTTCGTACCAAAGTGGGTGTGATTGGCGCGATGCTGCGTACGCCAGGTGCGAAGCAAGAAGAGAAAGAAATTCGTGAGCGTTCACGTTACTGGCTAGATTATGTAGGTATTGGCCGTTTCGCAAATGAAACTGCGAAGAACTTATCTTATGGTGATCAGCGTCGTTTAGAAATTGCGCGCGCACTTGCGACAGACCCATTGCTAATTGCATTGGATGAGCCTGCGGCAGGGATGAACGGTGCAGAAACCGAGGGCCTACGCGAGTTAATGGTCAAAATGCAGAAAGATGGCAAAGCTGTTCTGCTAATTGAACATGATGTGAAACTGGTGATGGGCTTGTGTGATCGCGTCGCGGTGCTTGAGTTTGGTAAGAAGATTGCAGATGGTGTGCCTGCCGAAGTTCAGAATAACCCTCGCGTGATTGAGGCGTATCTGGGTGCGGAAGCAACGGAGGAAGCTTAA
- a CDS encoding ExbD/TolR family protein, which translates to MAFGKFDQNKSSGALAEINMVPLIDVMLVLLVVFMITAPMMSHGVKLQLPTVSSSPVEDTPQTITLSVDAQGVYYWNDKVVDKAQLENEMKLAVQLPVMPVIKLRVDEVVPYKEVAEIMGASSRAGLSNLQFVTTPNPVVQANP; encoded by the coding sequence ATGGCATTTGGAAAATTCGATCAAAACAAATCTAGTGGTGCACTGGCTGAAATTAATATGGTGCCGCTGATTGACGTGATGTTGGTGTTGTTAGTCGTCTTTATGATTACTGCGCCAATGATGAGTCACGGAGTGAAGCTGCAACTTCCTACTGTTAGCTCTAGTCCTGTCGAAGATACCCCACAGACGATAACGTTGAGCGTAGATGCTCAAGGGGTCTATTACTGGAATGATAAGGTTGTAGATAAAGCACAATTAGAAAACGAGATGAAACTTGCTGTTCAGTTACCTGTAATGCCAGTCATTAAACTTAGAGTGGATGAGGTCGTTCCATATAAAGAGGTGGCGGAAATTATGGGGGCATCTTCTCGAGCTGGGTTGTCTAATTTGCAGTTTGTAACAACGCCAAATCCGGTTGTACAAGCAAACCCTTAA
- a CDS encoding nuclear transport factor 2 family protein: MSSVESLCVKYLAALNAGDLEGVLALFATDGTVSSPLYGQMKAVDFYASLFEDTGASDTRLLNVFPQSIQKPAVALHFAYGWTLANGEQVTFECVDVFDLTEDRERFQHLSIIYDTAPLRAAFYRSSGRPVEHQVGQ, encoded by the coding sequence ATGTCAAGTGTGGAATCACTATGTGTAAAGTATTTGGCTGCATTAAATGCAGGAGACCTTGAGGGGGTTTTAGCCCTCTTTGCTACAGATGGAACCGTATCATCTCCGTTATATGGGCAAATGAAAGCAGTCGATTTTTATGCGAGCCTATTTGAAGATACCGGTGCATCTGATACTCGTTTGCTGAATGTGTTTCCGCAAAGCATACAAAAACCCGCCGTTGCATTGCATTTTGCGTATGGTTGGACATTAGCAAACGGTGAGCAAGTTACTTTTGAATGTGTGGATGTGTTTGATTTAACGGAAGATCGGGAACGGTTTCAGCATTTGAGCATTATTTACGATACTGCGCCACTGCGTGCGGCATTTTATCGCTCATCTGGCCGACCGGTTGAGCATCAAGTCGGCCAGTAA
- a CDS encoding TetR/AcrR family transcriptional regulator C-terminal domain-containing protein: protein MARPPLHSPSSLSKSRILECALQLIDEDGLPSFSLRKVAKALNVYPAALYWHFPNLAALQAGIVAHLQTTLLPLLSENWQQDLKNLFQNYRDAIQQHPNLAPLVGAQLTANAAVEWSQVEFILQVLVNAGFKEKALVNAYNTVVAGMTGFVTLEFGQLPADEEEDWAKDIQQRLNLLDAKITPQLAKWLPLMKNQAFITRWQNGATQPLDTAFEFHVDTLIEGLKAQLARSEQPQ from the coding sequence ATGGCACGTCCACCGCTTCACAGCCCTTCCTCGCTCAGTAAGTCTCGTATACTGGAATGCGCACTTCAATTAATCGACGAAGATGGCTTACCTAGCTTTAGTCTAAGAAAGGTGGCCAAAGCACTGAATGTCTATCCCGCCGCGCTTTATTGGCATTTTCCGAATTTAGCTGCCTTACAAGCAGGTATTGTGGCGCACCTACAAACGACACTACTGCCACTGCTATCCGAGAACTGGCAGCAAGATCTAAAGAACTTGTTCCAAAACTACCGGGATGCCATACAGCAACACCCCAATTTGGCACCTCTCGTCGGCGCGCAACTCACCGCCAACGCAGCCGTGGAATGGTCACAAGTCGAATTTATTTTGCAGGTACTGGTGAATGCGGGGTTTAAGGAGAAAGCACTTGTTAATGCATACAATACGGTTGTTGCAGGGATGACTGGCTTTGTGACCTTAGAGTTCGGTCAATTACCAGCTGACGAAGAAGAAGATTGGGCAAAAGACATTCAACAGCGGCTGAATTTGCTAGATGCAAAAATCACACCCCAGCTAGCAAAGTGGCTACCTCTAATGAAAAATCAGGCGTTTATTACACGTTGGCAAAATGGGGCAACACAACCGCTAGACACCGCGTTTGAATTTCATGTCGATACATTAATTGAAGGGCTAAAAGCACAGTTAGCTCGTAGTGAGCAGCCACAATAA
- a CDS encoding Fe2+-dependent dioxygenase, whose translation MLIRIPNVLTGDALARCQQIMIESEWVDGAVTAGKQSVKVKNNLQLPEQSAAATEASKLVLAGLANNALFITAALPKKIFKPLFNCYTGEHNTFGNHIDNAIRTHKGEGGNVRTDLSATLFLSEPDSYEGGELVIEDTFGTQRVKLAAGDMILYPSSSVHRVEPVTKGARIASFFWIESMIRETERRRLLYEMDMALLDLRSREGDTEAVVRLTGCYHNLVRMWADS comes from the coding sequence ATGTTGATTCGTATTCCAAATGTGCTGACGGGAGATGCATTGGCACGTTGCCAACAGATCATGATTGAGTCCGAGTGGGTGGATGGTGCGGTGACCGCTGGAAAGCAATCGGTAAAAGTTAAAAATAACCTCCAATTGCCTGAACAAAGTGCGGCAGCGACGGAAGCGAGTAAATTGGTTTTGGCGGGGTTGGCCAACAATGCTTTGTTTATTACAGCTGCACTACCAAAGAAAATTTTTAAACCGTTATTTAACTGCTATACCGGTGAACATAATACCTTTGGCAATCACATCGACAATGCGATCAGAACCCATAAAGGAGAGGGCGGGAATGTCAGAACAGACTTATCTGCCACGCTTTTTCTTTCTGAGCCAGATAGTTACGAAGGCGGAGAATTGGTCATTGAAGATACATTTGGCACGCAGCGCGTTAAGTTAGCGGCTGGCGATATGATTCTTTACCCATCTTCGAGTGTGCATCGGGTAGAACCGGTAACGAAAGGCGCCCGAATTGCCTCCTTTTTTTGGATTGAAAGCATGATTCGTGAAACTGAGCGTCGCCGATTGCTGTATGAAATGGATATGGCACTGCTGGATTTGCGTTCTCGAGAAGGCGATACAGAGGCGGTTGTACGATTAACTGGCTGTTATCATAATTTGGTCAGGATGTGGGCCGATAGTTAA
- a CDS encoding TonB-dependent receptor, whose amino-acid sequence MPKKANRKPQRPSETAALLLPLGAMMVLSAPLMASAEEASEVTTMPTIKVQQTKELENEGYVAKKTSIGKLVQDPKEIPQSLTIVTEQKMDDRNADTLKEALRDVAGLTFNAGEGGRIGDNMTLRGYSVVGDLYLDGIRDSAQYNREVFNLEQVDVLRGSASMLFGRGSTGGVINQESKTPKLLDEYKTSVTIGDNNYKRVTADINKQLGETTALRFNAMKTDTDSFANEVSNSREGWAGSIGFGIGTPDEVNVSHYHLETDNVPFFGVPYLNGAPMEVPLNTFYGLAAIDYERDNTDISTVSWKHKFSPTTQLKTTFRHSEYWRDLSATAPRLSGTSTITRQNQARGGEVTNDTFQADLSTTINTGSWNHEILTGMELARETSNTWSHTYGASRPSTTVYDPNPYPTLSASFYNRTTASTGNYKGNTSAFYAQDMIQFAPEWKWLVGARFDQLKAYYNNITTSNQYTRKDRMWSYRTGIIFEPDDTASYYASYGSSFNPSADLYTFDARGSNTPPEESRNIEIGAKWDLLDGDLSLRTSLSRTEKYNERNTDVDTAATQYLLSGKRHTDAFEVEVSGKPWKNWELTASWALMKAKVDSDPGTNSTAQGKRPTNTPSHTASIWGTYDFGEGWKAGLGVERVGARYANTSNTTRVPGYTRFDGLVSYELNKNVKFSLNVFNLANTRYYEGVYTGHVVPGTPRTWQLTADFKF is encoded by the coding sequence ATGCCGAAAAAGGCAAACCGCAAGCCGCAGCGTCCTTCAGAAACAGCTGCTTTACTGTTACCACTTGGCGCAATGATGGTGCTTTCTGCACCGCTGATGGCCTCTGCGGAAGAAGCAAGTGAAGTAACTACAATGCCTACAATTAAAGTCCAACAGACGAAAGAGTTGGAGAATGAAGGATATGTAGCGAAAAAGACGTCAATTGGTAAGCTAGTACAAGATCCCAAAGAAATTCCTCAATCACTGACGATTGTGACTGAACAGAAGATGGATGATCGTAATGCGGATACGCTGAAAGAAGCATTGCGTGACGTGGCGGGTTTGACATTTAACGCGGGTGAGGGAGGTCGTATCGGCGATAACATGACGTTGCGTGGCTACTCTGTCGTCGGTGATTTGTATTTGGATGGTATCCGTGATTCTGCACAATATAACCGTGAAGTATTTAACCTAGAGCAGGTTGATGTGCTGCGTGGTTCAGCATCTATGTTGTTTGGCCGTGGTTCAACTGGTGGTGTCATTAACCAAGAGAGTAAAACGCCAAAGTTATTAGATGAATATAAGACATCTGTGACCATTGGTGATAACAACTACAAGCGTGTGACCGCTGATATTAATAAGCAATTGGGCGAAACAACGGCGCTACGTTTTAATGCAATGAAGACTGATACGGATTCATTTGCAAATGAAGTTAGCAATAGCCGTGAAGGGTGGGCTGGATCTATCGGTTTTGGTATTGGCACGCCAGATGAAGTTAATGTATCTCATTATCATCTAGAGACAGATAATGTACCATTCTTTGGCGTGCCGTACTTAAATGGTGCGCCAATGGAAGTGCCATTGAATACATTCTATGGCTTGGCTGCAATTGACTATGAACGTGATAATACAGATATATCTACGGTAAGTTGGAAGCATAAATTTAGTCCAACTACTCAATTAAAAACAACCTTCCGTCATTCAGAGTATTGGAGAGATTTATCTGCTACCGCACCACGTTTAAGTGGTACTAGCACGATTACTCGCCAAAACCAAGCGAGGGGTGGAGAGGTGACAAATGATACTTTCCAAGCTGATTTGTCTACGACTATCAATACGGGTAGTTGGAACCACGAAATCCTAACAGGGATGGAGTTGGCGAGGGAAACCTCCAATACGTGGAGTCATACTTATGGCGCCTCTAGACCAAGTACCACAGTGTATGACCCTAATCCTTATCCGACGCTATCAGCTTCTTTTTACAATAGAACGACCGCATCAACTGGTAATTACAAAGGCAACACAAGCGCATTCTATGCTCAAGATATGATCCAGTTTGCGCCAGAGTGGAAGTGGTTAGTTGGCGCTCGTTTTGATCAATTAAAAGCGTATTACAACAATATTACGACAAGTAATCAGTACACCCGTAAAGATAGAATGTGGAGTTATCGCACTGGTATTATTTTTGAACCGGATGATACTGCATCTTACTACGCCTCTTATGGTTCTTCTTTTAACCCATCTGCTGATTTATATACCTTTGATGCTAGAGGGAGTAATACTCCGCCTGAGGAAAGTAGAAATATTGAGATTGGTGCCAAGTGGGACTTGCTAGATGGTGACCTATCACTGCGTACTTCATTGTCAAGAACAGAAAAGTACAATGAACGAAATACGGACGTTGATACTGCAGCAACGCAATATTTACTTTCTGGTAAGCGTCATACCGATGCCTTTGAAGTAGAAGTATCTGGTAAACCATGGAAAAACTGGGAGTTAACTGCTAGCTGGGCACTAATGAAAGCAAAGGTTGATAGTGATCCAGGTACAAACAGTACAGCTCAGGGTAAACGTCCAACAAATACGCCAAGTCATACAGCAAGTATTTGGGGTACTTATGATTTTGGAGAGGGTTGGAAAGCTGGCCTTGGAGTAGAGCGTGTAGGCGCACGATATGCGAATACATCAAATACAACTCGTGTTCCTGGCTATACGCGTTTTGATGGTTTGGTTAGTTATGAGCTAAATAAGAACGTGAAATTTAGCTTGAATGTATTTAACTTGGCGAACACCCGTTACTACGAAGGTGTTTACACTGGCCATGTTGTTCCTGGTACGCCAAGAACATGGCAGTTAACTGCAGACTTTAAGTTTTAA
- a CDS encoding ABC transporter ATP-binding protein, with translation MSNILEVKDLKVSYGAIQAIKGISFHIKQGEMVALIGANGAGKTTTLKTLAGMLKPAGGDIVYMGKQLSSIKNYDLIREGLALVPEGRGIFGRLTVTENLEMGAYSRTDSKEAIQADIDRMFEIFPRLKERASQLAGTMSGGEQQMLAISRALMGKPKLLLLDEPSMGLAPIIVQKIFETIREVAKDGVTLLLVEQNAKLALQTCQRAYVMDGGKITLEGDAKELLHDEAVQKAYLGE, from the coding sequence ATGAGTAACATTCTTGAAGTAAAAGACCTGAAAGTTTCTTACGGTGCAATTCAGGCGATCAAAGGCATCAGCTTTCATATTAAGCAAGGTGAAATGGTTGCTCTGATTGGTGCTAACGGCGCTGGTAAGACAACAACACTGAAAACATTAGCCGGTATGTTAAAGCCTGCCGGTGGTGACATTGTTTACATGGGTAAACAGCTGTCTTCAATTAAGAACTATGACTTGATCCGTGAAGGTTTGGCATTGGTTCCAGAAGGCCGTGGTATCTTTGGACGTCTTACTGTGACAGAAAACCTAGAAATGGGTGCTTATTCACGTACAGATAGCAAAGAAGCTATTCAGGCGGATATTGATCGTATGTTTGAGATCTTCCCTCGTCTGAAAGAGCGTGCCAGCCAGTTGGCAGGTACCATGTCTGGTGGTGAACAACAGATGTTGGCGATTTCTCGTGCATTGATGGGTAAGCCGAAGCTATTGTTGCTGGATGAGCCGTCAATGGGCTTAGCGCCAATCATCGTTCAAAAAATCTTTGAAACGATCCGTGAAGTGGCTAAAGATGGTGTGACGCTATTGTTAGTGGAGCAGAATGCTAAGCTAGCTCTTCAGACATGCCAGCGCGCTTACGTGATGGATGGTGGTAAGATTACGCTTGAAGGTGATGCAAAAGAACTATTGCATGACGAAGCGGTTCAGAAAGCCTACTTGGGCGAATAA
- a CDS encoding energy transducer TonB, whose translation MDFSLKRDIVIWPAVFAGHALLMSILVTVGAEKRVLPDLPVVNVSIAPAEMPTEVEKTEEKLVKEAVPPNAAAKPKVEMPIRKVVKQPPPSSKVETVVAVKNNTSNLASVKEESVKDSVKKSTEPSVESSTQQSAANEKNNSDSANQQAKATESAGAPKRVSALSYIRAPQPQYPAASSRLNEHGRVTLKVMVDEFGRVMEINVQTSSGFSRLDEAAKRAVQQASFKPYVENGRPLKAWALVPIDFGIVEGSSNE comes from the coding sequence ATGGACTTTTCATTAAAACGAGACATTGTAATTTGGCCTGCAGTCTTTGCGGGACATGCGCTATTGATGTCTATCTTGGTCACAGTTGGTGCAGAGAAGCGTGTGCTACCAGACTTGCCTGTTGTAAATGTCTCAATCGCACCAGCCGAAATGCCCACAGAAGTAGAGAAAACAGAAGAGAAGTTGGTGAAGGAAGCAGTTCCACCAAATGCTGCCGCTAAGCCTAAAGTTGAAATGCCAATCAGGAAGGTCGTTAAACAACCACCTCCTTCAAGCAAGGTGGAAACGGTTGTTGCCGTAAAAAATAACACCTCCAACTTGGCGTCCGTAAAAGAAGAGTCAGTGAAAGATAGCGTAAAGAAGTCCACTGAACCATCAGTGGAGTCATCGACTCAGCAATCTGCAGCTAATGAAAAAAATAATTCAGACAGTGCTAATCAACAGGCAAAGGCAACAGAAAGTGCCGGTGCGCCGAAACGGGTTTCCGCGCTTTCTTATATCAGAGCGCCGCAGCCGCAATACCCTGCAGCTTCTAGTCGTTTAAATGAGCACGGCCGGGTGACATTAAAAGTCATGGTGGATGAGTTTGGACGTGTAATGGAGATTAATGTCCAAACGAGTTCTGGTTTTTCTAGGCTAGATGAGGCGGCTAAACGAGCGGTTCAGCAAGCATCTTTTAAACCTTATGTTGAAAATGGCCGTCCATTAAAAGCGTGGGCGTTAGTTCCAATTGATTTTGGTATTGTAGAAGGAAGTAGTAATGAATAA
- the fabG gene encoding 3-oxoacyl-ACP reductase FabG, with translation MRLANKVSIITGAANGIGRATAEKFAKEGAKVVACDVNAAALEALVADIKAAGGEAISFVVDVTNKEQIAAAVQGTLAAFGRVDTLVNNAGIVMDARLQKMTDEQFDRVIDINLKGVYNCTKAVVDLMVEQQSGVILNASSIVGLTGNFGQTNYAAAKFGVIGFTKTWMRELGKKGVRVNAVCPGFIATQILKDMPEKVITAMEEKVPLGRLGQPEEIANIYAFLASDEASYMNGAVIEVTGGLTM, from the coding sequence ATGAGACTCGCAAACAAAGTATCAATTATTACTGGTGCTGCAAATGGTATCGGCCGTGCAACTGCAGAAAAGTTTGCTAAAGAAGGTGCAAAGGTAGTTGCTTGTGACGTAAATGCTGCAGCGCTAGAGGCGTTGGTGGCAGATATTAAAGCCGCTGGTGGCGAAGCAATTAGCTTTGTTGTGGATGTAACCAATAAAGAGCAAATCGCAGCAGCTGTTCAAGGTACATTGGCTGCATTTGGTCGCGTAGATACCTTAGTGAACAATGCGGGTATCGTGATGGATGCTCGTCTGCAGAAAATGACAGACGAACAGTTTGATCGCGTGATTGATATCAACCTAAAAGGTGTTTACAACTGCACGAAAGCAGTCGTGGACCTAATGGTTGAGCAGCAAAGCGGCGTGATCCTAAATGCATCTTCAATTGTTGGTCTGACAGGTAACTTCGGTCAAACTAACTACGCTGCTGCTAAGTTTGGTGTGATTGGCTTCACCAAAACTTGGATGCGTGAATTGGGTAAAAAGGGTGTTCGTGTGAATGCGGTCTGCCCAGGTTTTATTGCAACCCAGATTCTTAAAGATATGCCTGAGAAAGTGATTACTGCGATGGAAGAGAAGGTGCCTTTGGGTCGCCTAGGTCAACCAGAAGAAATCGCAAACATCTATGCTTTCTTGGCAAGTGATGAAGCAAGCTACATGAACGGTGCCGTCATTGAAGTAACCGGTGGCTTGACGATGTAA
- a CDS encoding MotA/TolQ/ExbB proton channel family protein, whose protein sequence is MNKTVVEAPGIFHFLTQADGVGKFLFGVLCVMSVLVWGVLLQRAVKMYADKTKEKQFNEQFWNANSLEDVSKMVEAQHVQHPFANLTRTVMVAKQQFSGQKAGRLAEVGGMSEYLTREMRKALDEQSAKYESGLTLLGSIAATAPFVGLFGTVWGVYRALVNIGMSGAAGLEQVAGPVGEALIMTGVGLAVAIPAVLAYNMLNRYHRLATGRLDAFAHDLYHLALVGEVSQMSPQKRKLSEVPAAA, encoded by the coding sequence ATGAATAAGACTGTTGTTGAAGCTCCTGGTATTTTCCACTTTCTGACGCAAGCAGATGGAGTCGGTAAGTTTTTATTTGGTGTACTTTGCGTAATGTCTGTGTTGGTGTGGGGAGTGTTGTTGCAGCGTGCGGTGAAGATGTATGCCGACAAAACAAAAGAAAAACAATTTAACGAACAGTTTTGGAATGCAAATTCACTAGAAGATGTATCGAAAATGGTGGAGGCACAACATGTTCAGCATCCATTTGCGAATCTTACTCGCACTGTGATGGTCGCTAAGCAGCAATTCTCTGGCCAAAAAGCGGGCCGTTTAGCAGAAGTGGGTGGGATGTCAGAGTATCTGACGCGAGAAATGCGAAAAGCCTTAGATGAACAATCTGCTAAGTATGAGTCTGGTTTGACTCTGTTGGGGTCAATTGCAGCGACTGCACCATTTGTTGGTTTATTTGGAACAGTATGGGGAGTTTATCGCGCACTAGTGAATATTGGTATGTCTGGTGCTGCTGGGTTGGAGCAGGTGGCGGGCCCCGTTGGTGAGGCATTGATTATGACCGGTGTGGGTTTGGCTGTTGCTATTCCTGCGGTGCTTGCCTATAACATGCTGAATCGATACCACCGTTTGGCTACTGGTCGTCTAGACGCATTTGCGCATGATTTGTATCACTTGGCACTTGTTGGTGAGGTTTCTCAGATGTCGCCTCAGAAACGTAAACTAAGTGAAGTACCTGCTGCCGCATAA
- a CDS encoding ABC transporter permease subunit, protein MNKTTKYGLLLLLLIALPFIVNATPFLGPTWVRILGYAMLYVMLALGLNIVIGYAGLLDMGYIGFYALGAYLYALLSSPHLAESGLVAAALDWPFWVIIPLCAIVAGVAGALLGAPTLKLRGDYLAIVTLGFGEIIRIFMNNLDRPFNLTNGPQGINNINPLHLGDHSLKNTWSLFGLEVTPVINYYLVFLAIVIFVIFLSSRLENSRIGRAWMALREDEIAAEAMGLNKRNIKLLAFGMGATFGGVSGSLFASYQGFVSPESFVLMESVMVLAMVVLGGMGSITGVVIGAVILSVMPELFRDLVNAIQPVLVNNITFISEDTLRNVLDASTLRMLVFGFAMVLVMRYRPEGLFPSTRRRQELHDKDDEPFDSAHYVKESSHAKISADEPDNRDTTGEGR, encoded by the coding sequence ATGAACAAAACAACTAAATATGGCTTGCTACTACTATTGCTAATAGCACTGCCATTTATTGTAAACGCAACCCCATTCTTGGGCCCAACTTGGGTTCGTATTTTGGGTTACGCAATGCTTTACGTGATGTTGGCTTTAGGTCTTAACATCGTTATTGGTTATGCAGGTCTGTTGGACATGGGGTACATCGGCTTTTATGCCTTGGGTGCATACCTTTATGCCTTGCTGTCTTCGCCTCATTTGGCCGAGAGTGGTTTGGTTGCTGCAGCACTAGATTGGCCATTCTGGGTGATTATCCCTTTGTGTGCGATTGTTGCCGGGGTCGCTGGTGCCTTACTTGGTGCGCCAACCTTAAAGCTTCGTGGTGACTACCTAGCGATTGTTACACTAGGTTTTGGTGAAATTATTCGTATTTTCATGAATAACTTGGATCGCCCATTTAACTTAACAAATGGCCCACAAGGTATTAACAACATTAACCCGTTGCACTTAGGTGATCATTCTCTGAAAAACACCTGGTCATTGTTTGGTTTAGAAGTAACCCCTGTTATTAATTACTACTTAGTATTCTTGGCGATTGTTATTTTCGTGATTTTCTTGTCTAGCCGTTTAGAAAATTCTCGTATTGGTCGTGCATGGATGGCGTTGCGTGAAGACGAAATTGCAGCTGAAGCAATGGGTCTAAACAAGCGTAATATCAAGCTACTTGCATTCGGTATGGGTGCAACATTTGGTGGTGTATCAGGTTCTCTATTTGCTAGTTACCAAGGTTTCGTTAGCCCAGAATCATTCGTGCTGATGGAATCAGTTATGGTGTTGGCGATGGTGGTGCTTGGTGGTATGGGTTCTATCACTGGTGTGGTCATTGGCGCAGTGATTCTGTCTGTAATGCCAGAATTGTTCCGTGACTTAGTGAATGCAATTCAGCCTGTACTAGTGAATAACATCACTTTCATTAGCGAAGATACGCTACGAAATGTCCTAGATGCTTCTACCTTGCGTATGTTGGTGTTTGGTTTCGCGATGGTTTTGGTAATGCGTTACCGCCCAGAAGGCTTGTTCCCTTCTACACGTCGTCGCCAAGAGTTGCACGACAAAGATGACGAGCCGTTTGATTCTGCACACTATGTGAAAGAATCATCACACGCTAAGATTTCTGCTGATGAGCCGGATAATCGTGATACAACCGGGGAAGGACGCTAA